A segment of the Mangrovimonas sp. YM274 genome:
ACTGGGCAGAGTTATCACCATAGGCTATTACGCACTAATCAAGATTGAAGACTACAATATTACCGCTGGTTTTACAGCTTCAGACGCCAAATGGTATGATGTAGCCAATATCCCCGAACTCATTTACGATCATAACAAGATCATCAATTTCAGTTTAAAACAACTAAGAAACAGAGTGAAGCAAGCTCCTATAGGATTCAATCTTTTACCTGAAAAATTCACATTGTTGCAACTCATGCAATTGTACGAGCAGATTCTAGGGGTGGAGATGGACAAATCCAATTTCAGACGAAAAATTCTACGAATGAAATTACTGGAAGCTCTAGATGAAAAACAACAAGACGTATCGCATAGAGCCGCTAAACTATACCGTTTTGATTATGCCATCTACAAAAAACTCACTGAAAAAGGCTTCAATTTTGAATTTTAGAGCATTTAACAAAAAAAGAGCCTGAACTAACATTCAGGCCCTAATTCTCAAATTAAACTCAAACAAAATTATTTATTGTGCGGTCCAGCCTCCATCTAAAGTAAAGGCGGAGCCTGTTATTGTTTTTGAAGATTCTTTTGCCAAAAGCAAGGCCATATCAGCAATAGCCTCCACAGGAACAAATTCCTTTACCGCCTGCTTTTTCAGCATTACTTTGGCCACCACCTCTTCCGGTGTCATTTTATGAGCTTTGGCTTGATCTTGAATTTGCCCCTCCACCAAAGGTGTTTTTACGTAGCCAGGACAGATAGCATTTACCGTAATATTACATCCAGCACCTTCCAATGCCAGTACTTTGGTCATCCCAATCACGCCATGCTTTGAAGCCACATATGCCACTTTAAATTCAGATGCCCGAAGACCATGCACAGAAGACACATTAATGATTCTTCCAAATTTCTGCGCCTTCATATACCCCCAAGCTTCCTTGCTGGCAAAAAAAGCTGCATTAAGATTAATAGTTATAATATTCAAATATTTTTGATCAGGAAATTCTTCTATTGGTGACACAAATTGAATCCCAGCATTATTGACCAATACATGGATAGTCCCAAAATACGCCACAGCATCCCGAACCAGCTGTTTCACCTCCTCCGCATCCAATAGGTTAGCATTAGAAAAAGACGTTTTCACATTATAGTCCTCAGAAATCTCTTTAGCTATCTCCGCACCATTAGCCTCTAAACCATGAAACATGATATGATATCCATTGGCTGCAAATTGCCTTGCAATTCCAAGCCCAATACCACTTGTACTACCCGTTATTAAGGCTACCTTATCCATTTTTTAAAAATTTATAAAGTTCATAATTAAAAGCCTCCGCCTGATCCATCACAACCCCATGCCTTGAATTTTCAATTACAACCAATTTGGCATCCGGCAAGACATTGACATAAGCTTTTTTAAAATCAACCGAGGTATAATCCATATCTGAAGCTACCACCAAAGTTTTAGCTTTAATGTTTTGAATATCATCTCCCAACCCCCATTTCATCAAAGTAACAAACGATTGGTAATAAGCATTCAAATCATTTTGCTTGCAACGCTTTTCAAAAGCCTCTCGCATACCTTCCTGAGCTTCTTCAGGAAACATATTGAAAGCAATTTGTTCTGATAAAGGACCAATCCCAAATTCATTTAAGGATTGGGTTCGCTCAGCAACCATCTGGTCACCTATCTCACCCATAGCATTAAAATCTGGACCGCTATTTACAATCACCAATTTATCCACCATTTCAGGATATTGGCTCGCAAACTGAAACGCAACCGCACCACCCATGGAAAATCCAACGATAGTGACTTTCCCAATATTTAGCTGCACCAACAACTGCCTAATATCTTCTGTCATGAAATCAACCCCGTAGTCTTCTTTTGGTTTTGAAGACTCTCCATGTCCCCTCAAATCCACAGTAACGACTTTAAATTCCTTTGAAAAGACTGGGACTTGAGCATCCCAGTCTTGTTTTGTTGACCCTAGCCCATGAAGCAACAAAAGCACACTTCCTTCCCCTGCCACCTCATAGCTTAGGTCGATATTATTTACTCTCAAAAAAGGCATTTGCTGTAGATTAGTTGGTTGCCGACTTTTTCTTAAAGAAATTCACTTGATATTTCAATTCTACCGAGAATAGGGTCTCGATTACAGGTGAGGCCACAAATTCGCGAACCTCAGCATTGAACAAATTGGTAACACTTGCCCCAACAGAAAGCTCGTCTGTGATATAATACCCTACATTGGCATCAACTGTAAATCCTCCAAGAGGCCCATAATTCCAAGATCTTCCATTTCTAGCATTTTCAATAACATCATCAACACCATCACCATTCAAATCTTGAGTTTCAGCCGCCGTATAGATTCCAGAGAAGAAATCGTAATCCTGCACCCATCTTCCAAAAATGGATCCATAGAATTTGTTTTTAGAATAATGCAATCCTAGAGCCAATTTGTTTGCTGGCGTATTTACAGGCAATTCAGATTCCAACACTTGTCCGTCCAAGTTTCCATCGTTGGCAGGATCATTTTTATCTAAATCCCTTCCGAAGTAGGAATAATTAAGAGTTGCTCTAAAGGCATCGGAAAAATAGTAGTTCAAACCAACATCAAAACCATACGTATCCACCTTACCAAAGTTTTGATAGGTTAAGATTACAGCACCGTTAGATCCTGGCACCACCTCATCAATAGGCTTATCTCCAACATGAGTAACTGTTACACCATTGGCCGCATCCGTAATCGTTCTAAGCGGACTAATGAAGTTTTCTGATTGGTTGTAATAAGCGTTAGCATCAATAAATAATTTATTGGCAATTTTGCCTTTATATCCAATCTCATAGGTATTGATAGACTCCACCTCCAATGCAGATACTGTACTACCATCAGACAAGGTAAATCCTTCTCCATTACCCAACACCAAACCTCCAAAAAGATTTCCTTTCAAGTTTAAAATAGACGGCACAGCGATTCCCTTTCCATATGTCACCCTAAACTGCCCTTCTCCAAGCGCTTTGGTAATTGCAGCTTTAGGAATAAAATTAGAACCGTACAAGTCATGATTATCCAATCGAGCCCCCAATAAAAAGCCCCATCCAGAATCAGGCAAACTGTACTCCGTTTGTGCATAAAAACCTGTCTGCCCAATATCGATTCCACCTTCATCCAAAAGGTAGGTTCCTTTGGAATCGGCCATATCCAATTGATATTGTCCGCCAACTGTCAAATCAAAATTTCCCCAACTATTGTTGTACTGCAATTCAGAATTGAAACGCTGGGAAGCATCTTTAAACACAGCGCCTCTCGGCAATGCAATCCCTGTATCTGGTCCTGTGGGAAACCATTGTTCTGTAAACGACCTTTCCAGAGCTTCCTCTTCAGAAAACCCATTATTAATAAAAGACACATAGTTTTGCGTTCTTTGGTTAATAGCATAGGTATCGTCCGTATTACTCCAAGTATAGTTTACATTGGCGAAGAAATGTTTAGAAACATATTTCAACTGTGCCACATCTATACTCCAATCCTTAATTTGATTTCTACCCGCATTGGTAACCGCCAAATTATTATTGTTACTGTGACCATAATACCCTATAAGCTCTGAACTAGACGTAGGTCTAAAATACAAACCAGCTCCATATTTTTGAGTATCGAAATCCCTATCCAATTCCAACTCTTTATAAGCCGTCGTCCCCACATATACACTATCCACATATTCAAAATCCTCTCCTTGCGATCTTTCAAAATGGAGTTTGAAGGCAAACTTATCACTAACCACCTGTGCATGGCGCGCACGTGCCGTGAATACATTTTGATTCCCTCCTCCCAAAGCTACAGTTGTCCCTTCAGAAGTAAATGGATTTTTGGTTCTTGTACTTATCAAGCCATTGTGGGCATTAGGCCCATAAAGCGTTCCGTTTGGACCCAATAAAATTTCCACTTGCTCAATATCGTCTGTAGTTACCGTAGCAAAAGTCCCCAACGGCAAACCAGTCGCAATCAAAGTAGATAATCTATCATCGGTTACCTGAAGGTTTTTAGAATTAAAAGCAGAGTTAAACCCTCTAATGTTGATTCCTGTTCCCAAAACACCCGTTCTTACAAAATCAACACCCTTTTCGCGAGCTGCCAATTCCCCAACATTAAACCCTACATGCTCCTTAATATCTTTAGAAGTTATCACGTTAACCGTTGCCGGTACGTCTGTCATTTTTTGTGGTTTTTTATTAGCCGTCACCACCACTTGAGAAAGCATGCTGGTAGATTCCACCAAAACCACATCAACCTGAACGGTTTCCCCAGCACCTACTGAGACTGATTTAGTAATTGTTTCGTATCCCAAATAAGAGAACACGACATTGTAAGTGCCCGCTGGAACATTGTCTATAACATATGCTCCATCAAAACCAGAAACCACTCCTTTGTTTAAACTTTCAATATGAACCGTTGCCCCGGAAACCGGTACATTATTCTCATCGAGCGTCAATCCTTTTATGCTTCCAGAATCCTGAGCAGAGGCATAAAATGAAAGTAACAAAGTGATAAGCGCAAAAAATTTCTTCATTGTTTTCATAAATAGTTAATTAGATTACCGCAATCTATCATGAAAATAATTTAATGACCTATCTGGATTTTACCCATAGTAATGCGACTTTTAAAAAATAAAACACACGAAAACAAATCAAACACTTGTTTTACAGGTGTTTAAAAACTACAACTGCATATGCGACTTTAGATATAAAAAAGCTTCAGGGAGGTTATTTGACAGCTTATCGATGACTTGAGTCATCAACAATTTTTGGTTATCAGTAGCTTCAATTCCTTGAATTGGCTCCTTAATTTCTTCCAATAACTTACTAGAATTAATCTCCCCCTCCATATATCGAGACAAGGAAATACTCCAGGAAATATTAGGCACATAATTACTCTTGCGCTTACGTTCAATTTCCCGTTCTTTTAAATTGAATTTCTTGGTCAATTTTAACACCTCAGCATATTTTTCCTGAATGATCAACACATTGATATAGGACGTGAAGAAATGATGCCATCTATGGTTGAACACTTCCGCTTTATTATGTTTTAAAAATATCCGCGCCAACGATTCCGCCTCATGATATTTATGCAAATCAGTCAACACCCTCACCTTATATGACACATACGTATTCCTTTGATGGTTATTATGTGTTGAATCAAACAAGGGCTTGTACTCTTCCAACAGAGAAAACGCCAAGGCAACCTTCTTATTCTTCAAGGTTATAGCCACCAAGTTATTAAGATACATGAGCGTATCGTCATTATACTGCCGGATGGATAAAAACCCATAATATTCGGCTTTTTGGAGCTCATTTTCCTTGGAATGCATCAACACCCTATTGGCATAATAGTTAGAAAGCAAACGTCTGGAATACATTTCACCCTGACTAAAAAAGCCGTCAATCTCATCAAACAACTCCCGCAGTTTTAGCTTTTCGCTGTAATTGGTATACATAAACGTGAGCAATACAAAAGCCTGGTATCTATTTTTTCCGTCAACAGTATTGGATCGAAAGACTTCCAACAACCAATGCTCCCAATATTTGGTTTCTTTATTGTTTAAGGTGTATTGACTGGTGATTTCCTCGGTGGCATTATAGAGCTTCTCATGGATTTGAACAGCCTTTTCATAATGCTGTCGATAGACCTGCAGAAAATCGGCCACTATTTTATGGTCTCGGTATCGCATCCTTATCAGGAGGTAAGACTGATACTCCTTTACCAGCTCAAATAAATTCTGAAAATAATAATCGATATGCCTGTAATGATGTAGAAAATGCAAAAATTCTTTTTCATCCTCATAACTTATGGCATCGGTTAGAATCAATTGCCGCAACCGAAGCAACCATACGATGTTTTTATCAACATCTATAGCCTCCAGCTTTTTGTCCACCCAATTTTTTATATAGGTATACTTTCGCTTGTCAATAGCGACATCAAAATCTACAAAACCTGTTTCCAAAACAGCATTGTCGATAATTCGGGTAAGGATTTGCATTTTTTCGTCATCCTGAATTTGATGACTTAACGAAGCCAAATATTTAGCTTCGTTGGGCAAGATACTTTTACTAAATTCTGTAAACTTTTTAAGTTTAACTTTCATTCTTTAGGGCGTCTCTACAAACTGCGTGAGAAAAGCATTGACTTCCATTGGCTTTTCAAACTGCACGAAATGCCCACTCTCACCTATCATTTTCACCTCAACATGTTTGATTTCCTCTTTGGCTGATTGCGCCACAGCTTGCGTAGTTAATTGAGGATGAAGATAGCCATTTGGAATCAATTTATCATTATTGCCAAAAATAACCAACACGGGACATTGAATTCTTTGCAAATCTTCAAAAACAGGGTCATCCAACATTCCCCAAACACTACTTACAATAGCCTTACAGTGCTCATCAAAATCGACAGCTTCCCTTATGCGTTTTCTTTCGGCTATCATTTTACCCACCTCCTTAGGCTGCTGAAAAAAGTTGAGCGCATAGTTTCTTTCTATTTGGGCATCAGTGGTTCCTTTTACCACCGCTTCGGTCATGGCACCTTTCATAAGGTTGGCCTCCGCTTCAGAAAAACGTTCAATTCCCGCCGGTGCCACAAGTACTAATTTTGAAATAGCTTCAGGATGATTTACCGCTAATTTTACACTGGCCTGACCTCCCATGGAATGCCCCACCAAAATCACATTTTTAAGCTTTAACTCAAGGATAAATTGGTGCACCACATCCGCAAAAAACGTAGAGGTATATTGGGTTTCAACAATGGAAGATTTCCCAAATCCAGGCAAATCCAAAGCAATGCAAGTATATTTATCCTTAAGCTCTTGGATGTTTTTAGACCAAGCATCGGCATTACTGCTCAACCCATGCACAAACAACAACGTTTGTTCATGATTGCCCTCCTTTACATAAGCCACTTCCAAACTATCCAAAGTGACGTAATGTGTTTTATATTCATATTCTGAAAGCAGCTCCTTCATAGCAAGCGCTTTGTTTTGAGAAATTCCTACCATAGACAATAAACAAAAAACAGACAAAAAAAGGAACGATTTCATCACTATAATTTTAACGTATTAAAATACTTGTTAAGCTTTTTACGAGACACCTTGCTTAAACTGGTAAGCGGGATTTCGTCCAAAACAAAGATGTATTTAGGCTGCTTAAAATCGGCTATATTTCCTTTTAAGTACTCCCGAAGCACTTCACTGGTCACCGCCTTATCCTTACTTTCAACGAATGCTATCCCACAGGCTCCCCAACGCTCACACTTGACACTAAAAACTGAAGCTTTGGTAACTCCCGGATAATTTTCCAACAACAATTCTATTTCCTGGGGATAGATATTTTCCCCTCCCGAAATATACATATCGTCAATGCGCCCCTTTAGATACAGAAAGCCTTCTTCATCCTTTAAAGCCAAATCTCCCGTATGCAACCAACCATCAACAATC
Coding sequences within it:
- a CDS encoding NUDIX domain-containing protein — encoded protein: MVKKFIDEESGKVIERSVMNAITIDCVIFGFDKGSLKVLLVEHAEGISKGKWALPGGWIKEEESIDNAAHRLLRELTALDNIFLEQLKAFGDPDRFPLGRVITIGYYALIKIEDYNITAGFTASDAKWYDVANIPELIYDHNKIINFSLKQLRNRVKQAPIGFNLLPEKFTLLQLMQLYEQILGVEMDKSNFRRKILRMKLLEALDEKQQDVSHRAAKLYRFDYAIYKKLTEKGFNFEF
- a CDS encoding 3-hydroxybutyrate dehydrogenase gives rise to the protein MDKVALITGSTSGIGLGIARQFAANGYHIMFHGLEANGAEIAKEISEDYNVKTSFSNANLLDAEEVKQLVRDAVAYFGTIHVLVNNAGIQFVSPIEEFPDQKYLNIITINLNAAFFASKEAWGYMKAQKFGRIINVSSVHGLRASEFKVAYVASKHGVIGMTKVLALEGAGCNITVNAICPGYVKTPLVEGQIQDQAKAHKMTPEEVVAKVMLKKQAVKEFVPVEAIADMALLLAKESSKTITGSAFTLDGGWTAQ
- a CDS encoding alpha/beta fold hydrolase; its protein translation is MPFLRVNNIDLSYEVAGEGSVLLLLHGLGSTKQDWDAQVPVFSKEFKVVTVDLRGHGESSKPKEDYGVDFMTEDIRQLLVQLNIGKVTIVGFSMGGAVAFQFASQYPEMVDKLVIVNSGPDFNAMGEIGDQMVAERTQSLNEFGIGPLSEQIAFNMFPEEAQEGMREAFEKRCKQNDLNAYYQSFVTLMKWGLGDDIQNIKAKTLVVASDMDYTSVDFKKAYVNVLPDAKLVVIENSRHGVVMDQAEAFNYELYKFLKNG
- a CDS encoding TonB-dependent receptor, translating into MKKFFALITLLLSFYASAQDSGSIKGLTLDENNVPVSGATVHIESLNKGVVSGFDGAYVIDNVPAGTYNVVFSYLGYETITKSVSVGAGETVQVDVVLVESTSMLSQVVVTANKKPQKMTDVPATVNVITSKDIKEHVGFNVGELAAREKGVDFVRTGVLGTGINIRGFNSAFNSKNLQVTDDRLSTLIATGLPLGTFATVTTDDIEQVEILLGPNGTLYGPNAHNGLISTRTKNPFTSEGTTVALGGGNQNVFTARARHAQVVSDKFAFKLHFERSQGEDFEYVDSVYVGTTAYKELELDRDFDTQKYGAGLYFRPTSSSELIGYYGHSNNNNLAVTNAGRNQIKDWSIDVAQLKYVSKHFFANVNYTWSNTDDTYAINQRTQNYVSFINNGFSEEEALERSFTEQWFPTGPDTGIALPRGAVFKDASQRFNSELQYNNSWGNFDLTVGGQYQLDMADSKGTYLLDEGGIDIGQTGFYAQTEYSLPDSGWGFLLGARLDNHDLYGSNFIPKAAITKALGEGQFRVTYGKGIAVPSILNLKGNLFGGLVLGNGEGFTLSDGSTVSALEVESINTYEIGYKGKIANKLFIDANAYYNQSENFISPLRTITDAANGVTVTHVGDKPIDEVVPGSNGAVILTYQNFGKVDTYGFDVGLNYYFSDAFRATLNYSYFGRDLDKNDPANDGNLDGQVLESELPVNTPANKLALGLHYSKNKFYGSIFGRWVQDYDFFSGIYTAAETQDLNGDGVDDVIENARNGRSWNYGPLGGFTVDANVGYYITDELSVGASVTNLFNAEVREFVASPVIETLFSVELKYQVNFFKKKSATN
- a CDS encoding alpha/beta fold hydrolase: MKSFLFLSVFCLLSMVGISQNKALAMKELLSEYEYKTHYVTLDSLEVAYVKEGNHEQTLLFVHGLSSNADAWSKNIQELKDKYTCIALDLPGFGKSSIVETQYTSTFFADVVHQFILELKLKNVILVGHSMGGQASVKLAVNHPEAISKLVLVAPAGIERFSEAEANLMKGAMTEAVVKGTTDAQIERNYALNFFQQPKEVGKMIAERKRIREAVDFDEHCKAIVSSVWGMLDDPVFEDLQRIQCPVLVIFGNNDKLIPNGYLHPQLTTQAVAQSAKEEIKHVEVKMIGESGHFVQFEKPMEVNAFLTQFVETP